TGCGTGCGCGCATGCGCGTCAACCTGATCGGCCTGTTCGGCGGTGGCTCGCCGCTGCCGGCGTTCTACAGCGAACAGGCCCTGGGCGACAGCGAGGATGGCAACCCGACGCGGGACTTCCTCGACCTGTTCAACAACCGCCTGCAGCGCCTGCTGCTGCCGATCTGGAAGAAGTACCGCTACCGCGCCTGCTTCCAGAGCGGTGCGATGGATGCCTTCTCGGCGCACCTGTTCGCCCTGATCGGCCTGGGCAGCGAGCAGATCCGCCAGGCTCAGGAGCTGAACTGGAAGCGCCTGCTGCCCTACCTCGGCCTGCTCAGTCTGCGCGCCCACTCGGCGGCGCTGATCGAGTCGGTGCTGCGCTACTACTTCAAGCACGCGGAGCTTTTCATCGAGCAGTGCCTGGAGCGCCAGGTGACGGTGCTGGACGAGCAGCGCAACCGCCTCGGCCGCGTCAACAGCCGCCTCGGCGAGGACACCGTGCTCGGCGAGCGCGTGCGCGACCGCGGCGGCAAGTTCCGCATCCACGTGCGCCAGCTGGGCTGGACGCGTTTCCATGAATTCCTGCCAATCGGCACGGGCTACCAGCCGCTCTGTGCGCTGGTGCGCTTCACCCTGCGCGATCCGCTGGACTACGACATCCGCCTGGAACTGCGTCAGGACGAAATCCGTGACCTGCGCATCGGCGAAGAAAACCCCTGCCTGCTCGGCTGGACCACCTGGCTCGGCCGCGACAACGCCGATGGCCTGGTGACGCTCGGCAGCAAGATTCATTAAGGACAGATGAGATGATCAACGTCGACCTGCAACAACTGGTTCAAGCCCTGGATGCCGCGAGCAAGCGCGACCTGGAAATGGCCGCCGAACGCTGCGTGGTGCGCGGCGGCAACAAGATCCTCGTCGAAGACCTGCTGCTGGGTCTGCTGGAGCGTACGGAAGGCCTGCTGGCGCGTGCCCTGCAGGACGCCGAGATCGATGCCGGCGAACTGGCCCAGGCACTGCAGCCACGTGGCGAGCACAGCGAATCGCGCAACCCGGTGTTTTCCGCCGAGCTGGTGCAGTGGCTGCAGGACGCGCTGCTGGTGGCCAACCTGGAACTGGGTGCCAGCCAGATCGATCAGGCTGCGCTGATCCTCGCCCTGCTGCGCAACCCCATGCGCTACGCCGGTAGCCGCTATCAGGCGCTGCTGGGCAAGCTCAACGCCGAGCGCCTGCGCGACTTCGCTCTCAGCCAGCAGCCGCAGAGCGCGGGCGGCAAGCCGGCGGCCGGTGGTGAATCGAACCTGGCGCGCTTTACCCACAACTTCACCCAGCAGGCCCGTGACGGCAAGCTCGACCCGGTGCTGTGCCGCGACGGCGCGATCCGCCAGATGATCGATATCCTCGCCCGCCGCCGCAAGAACAACCCCATCGTGGTTGGCGAGGCTGGTGTCGGCAAGACCGCCATCGTCGAGGGCCTGGCCCTGCGCATCGCCACCGGCGAGGTACCGCAGGTGCTCAAGGGCGTCGAACTGCTGTGCCTGGATCTCGGCCTGCTGCAGGCCGGTGCCAGCGTCAAGGGCGAGTTCGAGCGCCGCCTGCAGGGCGTGATCGACGAAGTGAAGGCCTCGCCCAAGCCGATCATCCTGTTCATCGACGAAGCCCACACCCTGATCGGTGCCGGTGGCCAGGCCGGCAGCGGCGACGCCGCCAACCTGCTCAAGCCGGCTCTGGCCCGTGGTGAGCTGCGCACCATTGCCGCCACCACCTGGAGCGAATACAAGAAGTACTTCGAGAAGGACCCGGCCCTGGCCCGCCGCTTCCAGCCGGTGCAACTGCACGAGCCTACCGTCGATGAGGCGGTGACCATCCTGCGTGGTCTGGCACCGGTGTACGAGAAGAGCCACGGCATCTACCTGCGTGACGACGCCGTGGTCGCCGCCGCCGAGCTGTCGGCGCGCTACCTGGCCGGGCGCCAGCTGCCGGACAAGGCGGTGGACGTGCTCGACACCGCCTGCGCCCGCGTGCGCATCAGCCTGGCTGCCGCGCCCGAAGCGCTGGAGCGCCTGCGCGGCGAAATCGCCGAGGGCGAGCGTCAGGGCGAAGCCATGCGTCGCGACCTGGACGCCGGTCTGAATATCGACCACGAAGCGCTGGATGTGCTGGAAAGCCGCCTGGTCGCTGCCCGTGCCGAGCTGGAGCAGGTGGAAACCCGCTGGGCGGTGCAGCGCGAACTGGCCGAACGCCTGCTGGAGCAGCGCAAGGAATGCGCCGCCGCGCGTCTGGGCAGCGATGAAGACAGCAGCGACGAACCACGCCCGACCCTGGAGGAACTGGAAGCCGAATTGCGTGCCATCCAGGCCGAGCTGGCTGCGGCTCAGGCCGGCGAGCGCCTGGTCAGCTTCGAGGTCTGTCCGCGCCTGGTGGCCGAGGTGATCAGCCACTGGACGGGCGTGCCGCTGAGCCAGCTGGCGCGTGAGCACAACACCAAGGTCATTACCTTCGCCGACGACCTGCGCCAGCGCGTCCGCGGTCAGGAGCAGGCGATCCAGGCGCTGGACAAGGCCATGCGCGCCACCGCCGCCGGCCTCAACAGGCCCGATGCGCCGGTCGGCGTGTTCCTTCTGGTCGGCCCCAGCGGTGTTGGCAAGACCGAGACTGCCCTGGCTCTGGCCGACCTGCTGTATGGCGGCGAGCGCTTCCTCACCGTGATCAACATGTCCGAATTCCAGGAGAAGCACACCGTCTCCCGTCTGATCGGTGCGCCGCCCGGCTATGTCGGCTACGGCGAGGGCGGCATGCTCACCGAGGCGGTGCGGCAGAAGCCCTACTCGGTGATTCTCCTTGACGAAGTGGAGAAGGCCGATCCGGACGTGATGAACGTCTTCTACCAGATCTTCGACAAGGGCGTGGCCAACGACGGCGAAGGGCGCGAGATCAACTTCCGCAACACCCTGATCCTGATGACCAGCAACCTGGCCAGCGAACGCATCGCCAGCCTCTGCGCGGGTGGCCAGCGACCGGCCGCCGAGGATCTGGAGCTGGCCATCCGTCCGCAGCTGTCGCAGCACTTCAAACCGGCGCTGCTTGGGCGCATGCGCGTGGTGCCCTACTACCCCATGGACGGCGATCTGCTGCGCCAGCTGGTCGGCCTCAAGCTGGCCCGCTTCGGCGAGCGCCTGGGGCGTCGCCAGCTCGCCTTCAGCCACTGCGACGGTCTGGTCGAGCATCTGGCCGAGCGCTGCACCCATGGTGAAAGCGGTGCGCGGCTGATCGATCATCTGATCGACCAGCACCTGCAGCCGCTGGTGGTCGATCGCCTGCTCGATGCCATGGCCGCCGGCGAAAGCCTGCAGCGCGTGCATGCCACGCTGGACGCCGATTCGGCAGTGACCTGCGAGTTTGCCTGAGGTGCTGCCGATGTTCGCCGAAGTCCCGCAACCGCTGCGCTACGCTGAAGCCCTGCTCGGCCGTTACGCCGAACTGGCAGGCGCTGCCAGCGCCGAGCGCCTGCTTGCCGATCTGGTGCGTGCAGCTGCCGAACTGGCCGACTGCGCGCTGGGCCAGCTGTACCTGCTGGACCACACCAATACTCGCCTGACCCTGTCCGCCGAATGGCTCGACGGCCTGCTGCAGCCGCGCGAGGCTGCCAGCCTGCCGAGCGACTACGACGGCGAACAGCTGCTGCAGTACTGCCTGTGCCAGAACCAGGTGTTGTGCATCGACGAGCTAGACCGTGGCCTGCACAGCATTGCCTGCCTGCCGGAAGACAAGGGCTCCTGGCGCAGCCTGCTGTGCCTGCCACTGCATGACGGCGCCGGTCATACCCGCGGCCTGCTGCTGGTGGCCAGCCACGAGCGTCGTACCCTGCAGGGTTTCAGCGCTTCCTTCACTCAGCTCGGTGGTTTTGCCCTGGCCCAGCTGCAACTCCTGCAGCGCCTGCGCGCCCCGGCCGCCGAGGGCGAAGGTGAGGCCGAAGCGGTTGCATCCGCACCCGGTACGCCCTGCGCCAGCGGTTACGGCCTGCTGGGTCAGAGCCAGGCCATGCGCCGCGTCTACCAGTTGATCGGCAAGGTGCTGCACAGCCCGGTCAGCGTGCTGCTGACCGGTGAGACCGGTACCGGCAAGGAACTGGTAGCCCGTGCCATTCACGATTGTGGCGCACGGCGCAGCAAGGCATTCATCGTGCAGAACTGCGCGGCGCTGCCGGAGAACCTGCTGGAGAGCGAACTGTTCGGCTACCGCAAGGGCGCCTTCACCGGAGCCGACCGCGACAAGCCCGGCCTGTTCGATGCGGCCGATGGCGGCACGCTGTTCCTCGACGAGATCGGCGACATGCCGCTGACGCTGCAGGCCAAGCTGCTGCGCGTGCTGCAGGAAGGCGAAGTGCGCCCGCTGGGCAGCAGCGAGACGCACAAGGTCGACGTGCGCATCGTCGCTGCGACTCATCAGGAGCTGCGCAAGCGTGTCGAGGAAGGGCGTTTCCGCGAGGACCTGTTCTATCGCCTGTCGCACTTCCCCATCGAACTGCCGGCCCTGCGCGAGCGCGATGAGGACATCCTGCTGCTCGCCCGCCACTTCGCCAGCACTGCCAGCGGCCTGCTGCAGCGTGACGCCTGCCGCTGGAGCGACGCCGCGCTGGAGCATCTGGCCGGCTACGCCTTCCCCGGCAACGTCCGTGAGCTCAAGGGCCTGGTCGAGCGCGCCGTGCTGCTCTGCGAGGGCGGCGAACTGCTGCCCGAGCACTTCAACCTGGAGCAGACGCAGAGCGAGGGCAGCGCACCGCTGAGCCTGCGTGAGCGCATGGATCGCCTCGAACGCAACCTGCTGCTCGACTGCCTGCGCAAGAACCGCGGCAATCAGACCAATGCCGCCAACGAGCTGGGCCTGCCCCGGCGCACCCTGCTGTACCGCATGCAACGGCTGAAGATCAGTCCGAGCGAGGTTTGAGCATGCCTACCCATCTTCCATCCACTTTCACCCAAGGAGCGCCTTCCATGCTGCAACGCTACCGGACCGCCGCCCTGCTGGCGCTGGCCATCGCCCTGGCCGGTTGCACGGGCAACTACAAGTTCAGCGACGACCAATACCGCCCGCTGGGCGACCCGCAAGCCGAAAAACGCGGCCACTGACTGCAAGGAGTAGGTTCACCATGGAACTGGTATTCGATGTGGTCAGCGCGCAGCAGTTCGTGCCAGGTCTGTTGACCACCAAGACCTTCAAGCAGGCCGGCGGCGTGATCGGCCGGTCCGAGGATTGCGACTGGGTGATCCCTGATCGCAAGCGCGTACTGTCGAGCCGGCATGCGGAGGTGAGCTATCGCGATGGCGCCTTCTATCTGACCGACACCAGCAGCAACGGCATTCAGCTCAAGGACAGCGGTGCCAGCCTGGCCAAGGGCAGCCCGCAGCGCATCGAGCACGGCAGCGTGTACTGCCTGGGCGACTTCGAGATCCGTGCGCGACTGGTGCGCGACCCGGCCATGTTCGAGGGTGACATCGGCTTGCCACAGGCAGCCGGCAGCATCATCCCCGACGATGCCTTCCTCGACCTCGACCCGCTCACCGCGCTGGATCAGCAGGAGCGTGTGTACGCCGAAGTGGACGATCTGACCGCCGTGCTGCGCCCCAGCACCGCCCAGGCGCAGCAGCGCGACTACGCGCAGATCGACGAGGAGAACCTGCTGGTGCCCGAGCTGGTGGTGCCGCCGCCCGCGCCGCAGCCCAAGGCCGCGCCGGAGCCCGAGCGCCTGCCGCCGACTTTCTGGGAGAAGTTCTCCGATGCCCTCGGCGTGCGCCTCGACGATCTCGACGACGACGCCCGTGAAGCCCTGGCGCTGAATGCGGCCAGGCTGCTCAGGCAGAGCGTGGGCAGCCTGCAGCAGGCCCTGCGTACCCGTAGCGAGCTGAAGAACGAGCTGCGCCTGGCCCTGACCACGGTACAGAGCACCGGCAACAACCCGCTCAAGCACGGCATGGACACCAGCGAGACGCTGACCGCCCTGCTGCGTGGCGGCAAAGCCGGGCAACTGCCCGCCGAGCAGGCCATCAGCCGCAGCTTCCGCGACCTGCAGGCCCACCAGGTGGCGTTGCTCGCTGCCAGCCGCGCCGCAGTTCAGAGCGTGTTCGAGCAGTTCTCTCCGGAGCAGTTGACGATGCGTTTCGAACGCAGCGGTCGCAAGCCGTTGCTGTCGACCGATGGCGGCCGCTGGCGCGCCTATCGCCGCCTGCATGCCTCGCTGGAGGAGAACGACGACTGGAGCGATCGCCTGTTCGCGCGTGATTTCGCCAGTGCCTACGAAGAGCAGGTTCGCCTGATCGCCACCCTCAATACCGACCTCCAAGGATGAACACCATGCCTCGCCTGCTTTCCCTGGCCCTGTGCACCGTGCTGCTGACCCTCGCCGGATGCGCGGCTCTGTCGCCCTACTCGACCATGACCAAGCTGGATCTGAGCCTGGTCGGCAGCGACCAGCTCAACCCGGACCTCAACGGCCGCCCGTCGCCCATCGTCATTCGCCTGATGGAGCTCAAGCACCCGGTAGCCTTTGAGAACGCCGATTTCTTTTCGCTCTACCAGCGCCCCAAGGAAGCCCTGTCGCCCGACCTGGTGGCATTCGAGGAACTGGAGCTGCGCCCGGGCGAAACCCGCGACCTGAAGCTCTCGGTGCAGGACGGCAGCCGTTACGTCGGCGTGCTTGCCGCATACCGCGACCTGCCGGAGGCCAACTGGCGCTATGTGATCCCGGTCGAGGCGGTACAGCGCAACCGCGCCCGCCTGAGCCTGAACGAGCGTGGCATCCGCAACTTCGCTGACCTCCAGGAGCAGGATCAATGAGCCAGCATAAAGTCGTCTGGCAGGAAGGCATGCTGCTGCGCCCGCAACATTTCCAGCAGAACGATCGCTACTTCGATCAGCAGCTCAAGGTGCGCACGCAGAAGCTGGCCAGCTACGCCTGGGGTTTCTTCGAGCTGGAGATCGACCGCCAGTTCCTCAACATGGGCAAGCTGGTGGTCAGCAAGGCCAGCGGCGTGCTGCCCGATGGCAGCCTCTTCGACCTCGGTGCCGAGCGTGAACCGCTGGGCCTGGATGTGCCGCCAAACACCGGCAACGTACCGGTGTACCTGGCTCTGCCACTGGTCACCGGCAACCACATCGAGAGCCGTCGCCCGGAGCAGAAGGACGTGCTGGCGCGCTATGTCGCCTTCGACGAGGAAGTTGCCGACTCCAACGCCGGCGACAGCAGCGTCAGCCAGGTGAGCACCGGCCGTCAGGACTTCCGTCTGCTGCTCGGCGAGCAGCAGAGCGATCAGGGCTACGTGAAGATCAAGCTGTGCGAGGTGCTCGACACCACGCCGGACGGGGTGATCAGCCTCGACCCGGAATTCAGCCCGACCTACGTGAACTTCCAGGCTTCCGGTTATCTGCTGTCGTGCCTCAAGGAAGTCATCAGCATGCTCGCCCACCGCGGCGACATCCTTGCCGAGCGTATTCGCGCCACCGGCAAGGTCGGCGGCGCCGAGGTCGGTGACTTCATGATGCTGCAGCTGATCAACCGCTACGAACCGATCCTGCGCCACCACCTGGGTGTCGAGCAGGTGCATCCGGAGCAGATCTACCGCGAGCTGGTCGGCCTGCTCGGCGAGCTGGCCACCTTCTCCAGCGAGACCAAGCGCCCGCGCCTGGAAGGTCGCTACCTGCACAGCGACCAGGGCATGAGCTTCCGCAAACTGATGGACGCCATCCGCCAGGTGCTGTCGATGGTGCTCGAACAGCACGCCATCGAGCTGCTGCTGCAGCAGCGCCAGTACGGTATCCAGGTCTCGCCGCTGCACGACCACAAGCTGCTCGGCACCTCCAGCTTCGTGCTCGCCGCCAGCGCCCAGTGCGACTCCGAGGAACTGCGCCAGCGCCTGCCGGCGCACCTCAAGGTCGGCCCGGTCGAGCGCATCCGCCAGCTGGTCAACCTGCACCTGCCGGGCATCAAGGTCAAACCCTTGCCGGTGGCACCGCGGCAGATCCCCTTCCATTCGGGCAAGACCTACTTCGCCTTGGAGCTCAGCTCCGAGGAGCTGGCGCAACTGGAGCGCTCCGGCGGCTTTGCCTTCCACGTGTCCGGCGAGTTCACCGGGCTTGAGCTGAAATTCTGGGCGATCAGGAACTGACCATGACAACCAAGGAAATGGAATACGGCCAGGATGACAAGACGGTCATCCTCAACCGCAAGGGTGAATCGCGCGCAGAAAGCCCGCTGACCGATTTCAGTGCGCCGCCGAAATTCGAGCAGCTCGAAGAACGCATGATCTTCGCCGCGCGCCTGCGTCCGGCGGAGAGCTTCAACATCAGCCTCAATCCGCTGGTGGCGGCCGCCTCCGACCTGCTTTCGGAAGTGGTGCGCCTCAAGCACAGCTTCGAGAGCGAGGATCTGGACGCCCTCAACCAGCGTCTGAGTCGCGAGATCAAGCTGTTCGAACATCGCGCCCTGCATGAGGGCGCCGAGAGCAGCCAGGTGATGGCCGCGCGCTACGTGCTGTGCACTGTGGTCGACGAGGCCGTGGTGACCACGCCCTGGGGCAACGAGAGCCAGTGGTCGCAGATGAGCCTGCTGTCTTCGTTCCACAACGAGACCTTCGGCGGCGAGAAATTCTTCCAGCTGCTCGAGCGTCTGTCGCGCAACCCGGTCAAGCACCTGCCGATGCTGGAGCTGATGTACCTGTGCCTGTCGCTCGGCTTCGAGGGCAAGTACCGCGTGCTGCAGCGCGGCATGCTCGAGCTGGAAGCGGTGCGCGACAGCCTCTACCGGCAGATCCGCCAGTTGCGTGGCGATGTGCCGCGGGAAATCTCGCCGCACTGGCAGGGGTTGAAGGACACCCGCCGGCGTCTGGTGCGCATCGTGCCGTGGTGGCTGGTGGCGCTGTTCACCCTGATGTGCCTGGTGATGATGTACGCCGGCTTCGCCTGGGTGCTCGGCGAGCAGCGCGACACCATCCTCAAGCCGTATCAGCAACTCGACCCGGCCTCGGGTGTCAGCATGGATGACGTGAAATGAAGAGCTTCTTCGCCAAACTTGGCGCCTTTTTCCGCAAGACCTGGGTCTGGAGCCTGTGCCTGGTTCTGATCCTCGCGCTGCTGGTGTGGTTCGCCGGCCCGCTGCTGGCCGTCAACGACTACAAGTTCTGGGAGTCGTCCACCAGTCGACTGCTGACCATCAGTCTGATCTTCCTGCTCTGGGGCCTGGCCATGGTCTTCGCCAGCTGGCGTGCCACTGCCCGCAAGAAGGCCGAAGAGAACGACGCCGACGCCCAGGAGCGCCTGCGCCGCGAGGAGCAGATCAACGAGGAGCAAGCCGAGCTGCGCCATCGTTTCAAGGACGCCCTGCGCACCCTCAAGCGCTCCAGCCTGTATCGCGGGCGCAGCGAGAAATGGCGTAACGATCTGCCCTGGTACCTGCTGCTCGGCCCGCAGGGCAGCGGCAAGACCAGCCTGCTGGATTTCTCCGGTCTGGACTTTCCGCTCAACCGTGGCGACAACCAGCGCCTGACCAAGGATGTTTCCGGTACCCGTTATGCCGACTGGTATTTCGCCGACCACGCGGTGCTGATCGACACCGCCGGCCGTTACCTGACCCAGCCTGACGCCCAGGTCGACGGTCGTGCCTGGGGCACCCTGCTCGGCCTGCTGCGTCAGCGCCGGGCCCGCCCGCTCAACGGTGTGCTGGTGAGCATTCCGGTCGAGCAGTTGCAGGGTGGCAGCGAAGTGGAGCTGGAAGCCCTGGCTCGCCAGACCCGTCAGCGTCTGCAGGAAATCCATCAGCGCCTCGGCGCCGATGTGCCGGTCTATCTGGTGCTGAGCAAGGCCGACAAGGTGCTGGGTTTCGACGAGTTCTTCGACCAGCTGTCGCGCGAGGAAAGCGAACAGGTACTCGGCGCCAGCTTCCGCAAGGATCAGAACGCCACCGAGGTGGCCGTTGTGCGCCAGGAGTTCGAAGAGCTACTGCGTCGCCTCAACAGCCAGGTGATCCTGCGCATGCACCAGGAGCGCGATACGCAGCGCCGCGGCCGCATCCTCGACTTCCCGCACCAGCTCGGCCAGATCGGCGAGCGCCTGTGCCTGTTCGTCGAGCTGGCCTTCGCCGGCAACCGCTACCAGCGCGCCAGCAAGTTGCGCGGTTTCTATCTGACCAGTGCGCCGCAACTCAGCGAACAGCTCGATCCGTTGACCGCCGGTATCGGCCGCAACCTCGGCCTGGCCGGCAGTGCGCTGCCAACCTTCCGCAGTGGTCGCTCGCGCTTCATCAATCACCTGCTCAGCCGGGTGATCTTCCCCGAGGCGGAGCTGGCCGGTCTGGATCAGAAGGAAGTGCGTCGCATCGACTGGGGCCAGCGTGCCATGTACGCCACCGCCTTCGCCGTGCTGGCGCTGTTCGGCGTGCTCTGGGCCACGGGCTTCTCGGCCAACCACGGGCGCCTGGAAGAGCTGCGCGAGATCGCCCAGAAGCTCACCCGCGAGCACGGTGCGATCAATCCGCAGGATGATGCCCAGCAGGTGCTCAAGGCCTTGGACAGCAGCTATTCCGCCACTCAGGTATTCCCGCCCAAGGACGACGTGTCCTACCTGCAGCGCACCGGTCTGTTTCAGGGCGAGGCGGTCAACCCGGCGGTTAATTCGACCTACCGCGCCGAGCTGGAAAACCTGCTGCTGCCACGCGTGGCCCGTCAGCTGGAAGCGCAGATCCGCGCCAACCTGGGCGACCGCGAGCGCCTGCTCGGCAGCCTGCGCGCCTACCTGATGCTCAATCTGGAAGAGCGCCGCGATGCCGATTTCCTCAAGGAGTGGGTCGCTGCCGACTGGTCGCTGCGCTATGCCGGCAACAGCCCGGCCCAGCACGGACTGAATACGCACTTCGCACGACTGCTCGACGAGTCGTTCGCGCCCTATGCGCTCAACGCCCAGCTGGTCGCCCAGGCGCGTCAGGTGCTGCGCAGCGAGTCGCTGGCCAATGTGGTCTACCGCATGCTGCGTGAACAGGCACGTAACCTGCCGGAGTATCGTCTGAGCCAGAAGATCGGCCCGCAGGCCGGGGTGATCAACGGCAGCGATTACGCCATCCCCGGGTTCTACACCCAGAGTGGCTACAGCAAGACCTTCCTCGCCCAGGGCGGCAATCTGGTGCGCGAGATCCTGCGTGACAACTGGGTGCTGGGCGAGGGTGAAACCCTCAGTGCCGGTGACCTGGGGCGCCTGATGGTGGAGCTGGAGCAACTGTACTTCCGCGATTACGGCAACTACTGGGGTGAGGCCATTGCCCAGCTCGGCGTGGGGCCCATCGGCAGCGCCGGTCGCGGTGCCAGTCTGCTGAGCAGCCTGACCGCTGCCAACTCGCCGCTGCTGCAGCTGCTGGTGGAAGTACGCGACAACACCCGCTTCAAGGGCCTGGCCGAGGCGGCCGATGACGTAGGCGGCGCTGCCGAGGCGCTGGAAGGCGCCAAGGGCAAGCTGGGCAAGGCCGCCAAGCTGGCCAGCGCTGCCGCCGAACAGGCGCAGCAGGCCCTGGCCAAGAATACCCCGGACACCGCGCGCAAGACCCTGGAACGCCGCTTCGAGAGCCTGCACAAGCTGCTCGACGACAACGGCGGTGCTGGAGTCGACCTGGCCGCCGGCATGCAGGCGCTGGATGAACTGCAGCGCCAGTTGGCCAGCCTGGCCAATGCCGGCGCCAGCGACCAGGCCGCGTTCGAGATGGCCAAGGCGCGCATGGCCGGTAAGCGCGATGCGATCAACCAGGTGCGCAGCGCTGCGGCACGCTTGCCGCAGCCGGTGGGCAACTGGCTGGCGCTGCTGGCCGAGGACAGCTGGACCTTGGTGCTCAACGACGCCTACCACTTCCTCAATCAGCGTTATCAGAGCGAGCTGTACGCGGCCTACGACAACTCGCTGAAGCAGCGCTATCCGTTCTCCGCGCACAGCGAGAGCGACGTGGCGGTGGCTGACTTCCGCGAGTTCTTCAAGGCTCAGGGCATTGCCGAGCGCTTCTTCGACCAATACCTGCGGCCCTTCGTCGCCGGCAGCGCCGACGAATACCGTCTGCGTCGCGTCGATGGCCGTGGCCTGCCGCTGTCGCGCGAGTTCCTGCTGCAGATGAGTCGCGCCCAGGTGATCCGTCGCAGCTTCTTCGCCGAGAACCCGGCCGAGCCGCAGGTGCTGTTCAAGCTCGAGCCCTACTCGCTGGACTCCAGCCTGAGCCGCGCCGACTTCCGCTTCGGCAAGCAGCAGATGGAATACCGCCACGGTCCGATCGTCGCCACCGCGTTCCGCTGGCCGGCAGCGAGTGACGAAGACCGCACCAGTCTGGTGGTCGAGGAACTGGGTGGTCGCCGCGTCGGCATCGAGAAGAACACCGGCCCCTGGTCGCTGTTCCGCCTGCTCGACCTGATGGACGTCGACTACCACAGCGGGCGTGACGTGCTGATCCTCAAGGCCAACCTCGGTGGCCTGCACGCCAACTACCTGCTGCACAGCCAGCGCTCGCCGAACCCGTTCGACATCGGCCTGCTGCGCAGCTTCAAGCTGCCGGCGACGCTCTGATGACGACAGTCGCCAACGCCTGGCGCAGCGCCGCGCGCACCGACACCGGCAAGGTGCGGGCGCGCAACGAGGACGCCTTCCTGGCCCTGCCCGAGGAGGGCCTGTGGGTGGTGGCCGACGGCATGGGTGGGCACCAGAACGGCGCTCTGGCCAGCCGCCTGATCGTCGAGCAGCTGGCCGAATTGCCGGAGGGCAGTCTCGACCAGCGCCTGGTGGATTTGCGTCAGTGCCTGCACCGGCTCAACCATCGCCTCGGCCAGGAACTGACCGTTACCGCCGATCGTTCGGACACGGTGATCGGCAGTACCGTGGTCGCCCTGTTGCTCGACGGTGAACGTGCCGTCTGCGTCTGGGCCGGCGACAGCCGCTGCTACCTGTGGCGTGGCTCGCGGCTGTATCAGCTCAGCCGCGACCATTCGCTGGTACAGCAACTGATCGACGAGCAGGGCCTGGCGCCGCAGGAGGCTGCGCGCCATCCGGCGGCGCACGCCCTGACCCGCGCCGTCGGTGCCAGCGAAACCCTGCAACTGGACATCCTCGAACTCGACGTGCTGCCCGGCGATGTCTTTCTGCTGTGCAGCGACGGGCTCTACCAGGGCGTTCCTGCCGATGAACTGGGGGCCTGTCTCAACCTGCCTTCGCCGCACCTGGCCGTGGAGCGCCTGTTTCAGCGCGCGCTCGATGGCCCGGCCCGTGACAACCTCAGCGCCGTGGTGATCCGTCGATGAGCGAAATCGCCGAAGCCAGTGACCTCACCTACTTCGCCCTGGCCGCCACCGCCGCCAGGGAGCCTGTGCGCGAAGTACAGCGTCGTGCCCCGGGCGAGCTGCCGGACGTGCTCGGTGGCCGCTACAAGATCGAGCGTCTGCTCGGCGTCGGCGGCATGGGGGCGGTGTATCGCGCACGCGACCTGCTGCGCGAACAGTTCGGCGATCCCGAACCCTATGTGGCACTGAAGACCCTCAGCGACGACTTCGCCGAGTACCCGGACGCCAACGCCCTGCTCTATAGCGAATTCGCCCTCACCTCACGGCTCAACCACCGGCACGTGGTGCGCCTGTTCGGCTTCGAGGTGGATACCAGCTGCGAACGCGCCTTCATCACTCTGGAGCTGCTGCGCGGCCTGACCCTCGATCAGCTGCTGTGCGAGCGTCCCGAGGGGCTGAGCTGGGAGGAACTACGCGATATCGCCATTCCGCTGCTCGACGCCCTCGTCTATTCCCATGATCTGGGCGTGCTGCATGGCGACCTGA
The sequence above is drawn from the Pseudomonas sp. Z8(2022) genome and encodes:
- the tssM gene encoding type VI secretion system membrane subunit TssM; amino-acid sequence: MKSFFAKLGAFFRKTWVWSLCLVLILALLVWFAGPLLAVNDYKFWESSTSRLLTISLIFLLWGLAMVFASWRATARKKAEENDADAQERLRREEQINEEQAELRHRFKDALRTLKRSSLYRGRSEKWRNDLPWYLLLGPQGSGKTSLLDFSGLDFPLNRGDNQRLTKDVSGTRYADWYFADHAVLIDTAGRYLTQPDAQVDGRAWGTLLGLLRQRRARPLNGVLVSIPVEQLQGGSEVELEALARQTRQRLQEIHQRLGADVPVYLVLSKADKVLGFDEFFDQLSREESEQVLGASFRKDQNATEVAVVRQEFEELLRRLNSQVILRMHQERDTQRRGRILDFPHQLGQIGERLCLFVELAFAGNRYQRASKLRGFYLTSAPQLSEQLDPLTAGIGRNLGLAGSALPTFRSGRSRFINHLLSRVIFPEAELAGLDQKEVRRIDWGQRAMYATAFAVLALFGVLWATGFSANHGRLEELREIAQKLTREHGAINPQDDAQQVLKALDSSYSATQVFPPKDDVSYLQRTGLFQGEAVNPAVNSTYRAELENLLLPRVARQLEAQIRANLGDRERLLGSLRAYLMLNLEERRDADFLKEWVAADWSLRYAGNSPAQHGLNTHFARLLDESFAPYALNAQLVAQARQVLRSESLANVVYRMLREQARNLPEYRLSQKIGPQAGVINGSDYAIPGFYTQSGYSKTFLAQGGNLVREILRDNWVLGEGETLSAGDLGRLMVELEQLYFRDYGNYWGEAIAQLGVGPIGSAGRGASLLSSLTAANSPLLQLLVEVRDNTRFKGLAEAADDVGGAAEALEGAKGKLGKAAKLASAAAEQAQQALAKNTPDTARKTLERRFESLHKLLDDNGGAGVDLAAGMQALDELQRQLASLANAGASDQAAFEMAKARMAGKRDAINQVRSAAARLPQPVGNWLALLAEDSWTLVLNDAYHFLNQRYQSELYAAYDNSLKQRYPFSAHSESDVAVADFREFFKAQGIAERFFDQYLRPFVAGSADEYRLRRVDGRGLPLSREFLLQMSRAQVIRRSFFAENPAEPQVLFKLEPYSLDSSLSRADFRFGKQQMEYRHGPIVATAFRWPAASDEDRTSLVVEELGGRRVGIEKNTGPWSLFRLLDLMDVDYHSGRDVLILKANLGGLHANYLLHSQRSPNPFDIGLLRSFKLPATL
- a CDS encoding PP2C family protein-serine/threonine phosphatase — translated: MTTVANAWRSAARTDTGKVRARNEDAFLALPEEGLWVVADGMGGHQNGALASRLIVEQLAELPEGSLDQRLVDLRQCLHRLNHRLGQELTVTADRSDTVIGSTVVALLLDGERAVCVWAGDSRCYLWRGSRLYQLSRDHSLVQQLIDEQGLAPQEAARHPAAHALTRAVGASETLQLDILELDVLPGDVFLLCSDGLYQGVPADELGACLNLPSPHLAVERLFQRALDGPARDNLSAVVIRR
- a CDS encoding serine/threonine-protein kinase; translated protein: MSEIAEASDLTYFALAATAAREPVREVQRRAPGELPDVLGGRYKIERLLGVGGMGAVYRARDLLREQFGDPEPYVALKTLSDDFAEYPDANALLYSEFALTSRLNHRHVVRLFGFEVDTSCERAFITLELLRGLTLDQLLCERPEGLSWEELRDIAIPLLDALVYSHDLGVLHGDLKPSNVMLADDGLRLFDYGLGQPVEGLLPGLPRLCRNRIAAWTPRYAALELLEGSALSAAADVYAVACVLVELASGQHPFRRLSAKQAKNMELDKQLQRPAQVPLHCWQALRTALAFEESQRQIDCRELLDAFRRPPASRLQRWLGKA